CCCAGTGGCCGGTCACCTGGAACCGCGGCCACCTGGTGGTCCACGGCCGCCGCCCGCTACTGGTGCGCGTCACCGACGCCGAGGGCGAATCCGCGCTCGCGGCGGCGACACCCGGCCTCGAGCGTCACGCCCGCGCCACCGGCTGGGTGCATGACCTGGCGGTGACCGGCCGTCGCCCGCTGCCGCCGGTCAGGAGCTACCTCGGCGACGCGTGCGCGGGGCTGATGGGCGAGCCGGTGTGGCACGCATACGACGGCGAGCGCGAACTCATCGGTTGGGACTGGGCCGAGGCGATCTGGGTGCTGTGCGCCGACTGCCAAAGGCTCGGCATTCACCACGCGGCGGCCAACTGGGACGTCAGGCCCTGCGGCCACCCGTGCCACCAGCGCCGCAACGCGGTGCCGGTGGTCAACCAAACGTGGCGCGACGCCCGCGCCCAAAGGAGAAGGAAACCGTGACCGACGACGACCTGTTCGACGAGCCCATCCCCATCTGCCCGAGCCACTTCGACATCGAGATCCGCCCCGACGGCGCGGGCCGCCCGGCGGTCGGGCTGCTGCTGGACGGCGAAATGAGCGGCAAGTGGGTGGTCTGGCTCCCGGCCGCCGAGGCGGCCGTGGTCGGCGCCGCCCTGCACCACGCCGGGCGCGACAACATGAAGGAGGATCAGGAATGACAACGACCGACGACACCACAACCACGCCCGGGGACGCCCAAACCGCCCCTGGCGCACCGGAACTCGACGACGCGGCGGAAGCCACGCCGGACGACCCCGGGGACGCCACGGACGCCCTGGGCGACGACGGCGACGGCGACGACGGCGGGGTGCCGTCCTACGAGGAGCTGGAGGCCGAACGCGACCACTGGAAGGACGTGGCCGGGTCCGACAAGGCCAAGCTGGCCGCCGAGGCGGCCGGTTACAGGACGAAGCTGCGGGCGACCGAGGAGGAGCGCGACGCGGCGCTCGGGCAGGTGGCCGGCCGTGACGACGCGCTGTTCACGGCGGCCGTCCGGATCGCCGGCTGCAACCCCGGGCAGACGGCCTACCTGCGGACGCTGGTCGACCCCGCCGACCACGTGGTGGACGGCGCGGTGGACCTCGACTCCCTGGCTGGCGCGATCGACCACGCCAGGGCCGAGGCGGGGCTGACCAGGCGGCCACGGCCCAACCCGGCAGCCGGGCGGCGCACCGATGACTACCGCCAGCGCACCGGCCGCGACGACTGGGACGCGGCATTCGGGCTGGGCGAGTGAGACTACCCCCGGGGGGTATGTGATAAACTGACGAACGGAACCCGCCAGCGGCGGGCCCGCGGCCAGGCCTGTGGCCCCGCGAGACAGAAACCCCAGTTAAGTTGTCGCCTTGTGCGGCAACGCGTCTCGCGGCCGCGCGGCCGAAAGCCGCTGCCGCGGAAAGTGAGTCACAAGTGACCGCTCCGTTCTCAACGCCGGACGCCGTCAAGGCGCTGGCCATGGACGTCAAGGGCGTCGAGCCCAGGGACGTCGTAAGCGAGGCCATCATCCTGCAGGTGTCCGTGAAAGCCGGCGCCGTGGAAGGCGACGCGCCCTCGGTGCTCGTGCCCAGGGTCGAGTTCGATCCCGACGACGTGCCCTTCGTCCCCGAGGGGGACGCCATCGTCGAGCTCGACGTGCCCGACAGCCAGACCCAGATCTTCACGGGCAAGATCGGTCTCATCGTCCCGGTGAGCCGGGAGCAGTGGGGCCAGCCCGACGCCGCCTCGCTCATCAGCGACGCGGCACGGGAGGCGTTGGTGCGCAAGGCCAACCGTGCGTTCCTGTCGCAGGCCGACCCGTCGCCAGCGACCACGCCGCCCGCGGGCGTCCTCAACCAGACGATCACCGTCTGGCCGGACGACATCGCCACGGCCGCATCGCTGGACCCGGTGGTCGACGCGATCGCCAACATTCAGGCGGACGGCGGGGTGGCCACCCACGTACTGGCCCACCCCCTGGACTGGGCCACCCTGGCGAAGCTCAAGCTGGCCACCGACTCCAACGCCAGCCTGCTCGGCGCGGGCACCGACGGCTCGCCGGCCGTCGCGCCGCAGAGGCGGCTGCTCGACGTCCCGGTCTTGATCGACCGCGACGTGACGCAGGGCAATCTGGTGGTGCTCGATAAGCGGGCAATCTTGTCGGTCATCGGCCAGGTCTTG
This is a stretch of genomic DNA from Mycobacterium lacus. It encodes these proteins:
- a CDS encoding phage major capsid protein; translation: MDVKGVEPRDVVSEAIILQVSVKAGAVEGDAPSVLVPRVEFDPDDVPFVPEGDAIVELDVPDSQTQIFTGKIGLIVPVSREQWGQPDAASLISDAAREALVRKANRAFLSQADPSPATTPPAGVLNQTITVWPDDIATAASLDPVVDAIANIQADGGVATHVLAHPLDWATLAKLKLATDSNASLLGAGTDGSPAVAPQRRLLDVPVLIDRDVTQGNLVVLDKRAILSVIGQVLVATSQDYLFGKDSIATRLTWRFGAKVSRPERVVSVPLDNGSV